A section of the Humulus lupulus chromosome 2, drHumLupu1.1, whole genome shotgun sequence genome encodes:
- the LOC133814376 gene encoding 7-dehydrocholesterol reductase-like has protein sequence MNNSPKNLSLLGLNVGEFYKMVSEADETDLNIHVLAVMLPHYDGLSLCTSVCEGLLLFTACLQLHFDLCFRLLLVCTAFGGIEMAVFFYHCSRSASSLAAEVKLLLHHRLITAFYICWGCLVWVPSIYTSPGMYLVNHPVHLGTQLALYILVAGILCIYINYDCDRQRQEFRRTNGKALVWGKAPSKITATYTTTTGETKSSILLTSGWWGLARHFHYVPEILAAFFWTVPALFNHALPYFYVVFLTILLLDRAKRDDDRCRSKYGKYWKSYCEKVRYRVIPGIY, from the exons ATGAACAACAGCCCAAAAAATCTGTCTCTTCTGGGTCTGAATGTAGGAG AATTTTACAAGATGGTCAGTGAGGCAGATGAAACTGATCTAAATATACACGTATTGGCTGTCATGCTACCACATTATGATGGCTTGAGCTT GTGCACCAGTGTCTGTGAG GGTTTGCTTTTGTTTACAGCTTGCCTGCAGCTACATTTTGATCTCTGTTTCAGGCTCCTGTTAGTG TGTACTGCATTTGGAGGAATTGAAATGGCTGTGTTTTTTTATCATTGCTCTCGGTCTGCTTCTAGTTTAGCTGCTGAAGTTAAACTTTTATTGCATCATAGGCTTATCA CTGCTTTTTATATTTGCTGGGGATGCCTTGTATGGGTGCCTTCTATATATACTTCTCCTGGCATGTACCTGGTCAATCATCCTGTACACCTTGGAACTCAG TTGGCACTCTACATCCTAGTAGCAGGCATTCTTTGCATATACATCAACTACGACTGTGATAGGCAAAGGCAAGAGTTTCGCAGAACAAATGGCAAAGCTTTGGTTTGGGGTAAAGCTCCATCAAAG ATAACTGCCACTTACACTACCACAACTGGGGAAACAAAAAGCAGCATTCTTTTAACTTCGGGATG GTGGGGATTAGCTCGACATTTCCACTATGTCCCAGAAATATTAGCTGCATTTTTCTGGACTGTTCCAGCTCTTTTTAACCAC GCTTTACCCTACTTTTATGTGGTGTTTCTTACAATCCTTCTCCTCGACCGGGCGAAAAGGGATGATGATCGGTGCCGATCCAA GTATGGAAAATACTGGAAATCGTACTGCGAGAAGGTTAGGTACAGGGTCATCCCCGGAATTTACTGA